CCTCGCGGACCTGGTCGCCGTGCCGGCCCAGCCCGCCGGCGCCGGGGGTCTGCTCGTCGTCGACCACGACGGGCGAGTCAGAGCTCTCATACGTGTAGAACCCGCGGCCGGTCTTGCGGCCGAGCAGCCCGGCGGTCGCCATCTGCTTCAGGATCGGCGCCGGGGCGTGCAGCCGGTCGCGCGACTGCCGGTACATCGTGTCCAGGATCTCGTAGGCGGTGTCGATCCCGATCAGGTCCAGCAGCGCCAGCGGGCCCATCGGCAGGCCGCAGCCGAGCTTCATCGCGGTGTCGATGTCCTCGCGGGTGGCGTACTTCTGCTCGTACATCGCCACCGCGTGGTTCAGGTAGCCGAACAGCAGCGCGTTGGCGATGAAGCCGGCCCGGTCGCCGCAGGTGACGTCGTCCTTGCCGAGCCGGCGCACCAGCGCCTCGACGTCCTCGACCACCTCCGGGTCGGTGACCACGGTGCGCACCACCTCGGCCAGCTTCATGACCGTGGCCGGGTTGAAGAAGTGCACGCCGACCACGCGCGAGGGGCGCGCGGTCGCCACCGAGATCTCGGTCACGGACAGCGCCGAGGTGTTGGTGGCCAGCACGGTCTCCGGCGGACAGATGGCGTCCAGCCGCTGGAAGACCGAGCGCTTGAGCTGCAGGTCCTCCGGCACCGCCTCGACGACCAGCTCGGCGGCGGCCAGGTCGTCCAGGCTGGTGCTGAACGTGACGCGGTCCTGGAGCTCCGCGGCCTCGGCGTCGGTCAGCTTGCCGCGCTTGACCGCGCGCGCCACGGAGGCCTGCAGGTGGCCCCGGCCCCGGGCCAGCCCGGCGTCGTCGACCTCGACCCCGATGACCTTGATCCCGTTGCGGGCCATGACTTCGGCGATGCCGGCGCCCATCGTGCCCAGGCCGACGACGCCTATGG
This window of the Catenulispora sp. EB89 genome carries:
- a CDS encoding 3-hydroxyacyl-CoA dehydrogenase family protein — its product is MPREFTTIGVVGLGTMGAGIAEVMARNGIKVIGVEVDDAGLARGRGHLQASVARAVKRGKLTDAEAAELQDRVTFSTSLDDLAAAELVVEAVPEDLQLKRSVFQRLDAICPPETVLATNTSALSVTEISVATARPSRVVGVHFFNPATVMKLAEVVRTVVTDPEVVEDVEALVRRLGKDDVTCGDRAGFIANALLFGYLNHAVAMYEQKYATREDIDTAMKLGCGLPMGPLALLDLIGIDTAYEILDTMYRQSRDRLHAPAPILKQMATAGLLGRKTGRGFYTYESSDSPVVVDDEQTPGAGGLGRHGDQVREVRRIGVVGSGTMANGIAEVCVKAGYDTVLVARSSAKVDAARAAITRSLEKAVQRGKLAEADRDAALARLHGTVDLADLADCDLVVEAVVEDVEVKRALFANFDELCKPGAILATTTSSLPVIECAMATQRPADVVGVHFFNPAPVMKLVEVVRTVKTADDVVATVHAVCGKLGKVAVDCGDRAGFIVNALLFPYLNDAVKMLEAHYATADDIDTAMKRGCGYPMGPFELLDVVGLDVSLAIQRVLYLEFREPGFAPAPLLEHLVTAGYLGRKAGRGFRDYSSR